Proteins found in one Exiguobacterium sp. 9-2 genomic segment:
- a CDS encoding aromatic amino acid hydroxylase, with product MSTPIIPSHLRPHVAPQHYEDYTPTDHAVWRYVMRLNLNTLQDTAHPAYLEGLAASGISPERIPDVREMTANLSRGGWGTVAVDGLIPGVAFFDFQGHGLLPIATDIRKVDNILYTPAPDILHEAAGHAPILMNPVYAEFVRRFGEIGAHAFNHKAEHDVFKALKKLTIVKESPFSTPADIEQAEIELAETRTHVKGISEANEISRLFWWTVEFGLIGDIDNPQIYGAGLLSSVGESRHCLTDAVVKHPFSLEKALATKHDVTSMQKELFVCESFEQLRDALEEFAQSMSYIRGGIHGLTKAVESGNLSTLVFDSGLSLVGVPETQEIHDSLHIVKLTGPTALAANGEVLTGQGLADHPEGFTLLHGKELNEVLMQVKVGERLDWAEGNVHVTGDITAIQNVNGHRALVVLEAATLSNDGKTMTMDRMELIVGDITSAFPGTEVEALKPIPETIEFERIERPLTAADPIFEVVREIREGRAGRERLPQLIDQTLVQLPDAWLLRLELLELADEVDQPRLVADLERLKATSAQRDELITRGMALLDVVHQ from the coding sequence ATGTCTACACCAATCATTCCAAGTCATTTACGTCCACACGTCGCACCACAGCACTACGAAGACTACACACCAACGGATCATGCCGTTTGGAGATACGTCATGCGACTGAATTTAAATACATTACAAGATACAGCACATCCAGCATACCTCGAAGGGCTTGCTGCATCGGGCATCAGCCCGGAACGGATTCCAGATGTACGTGAGATGACAGCGAACCTAAGCCGTGGAGGCTGGGGAACAGTCGCTGTCGATGGTCTCATTCCTGGCGTCGCCTTCTTCGATTTCCAAGGACATGGTTTATTACCGATTGCGACCGACATCCGGAAGGTCGATAACATTCTCTACACTCCAGCACCGGATATTCTGCACGAAGCAGCGGGGCATGCACCGATCTTAATGAATCCGGTCTACGCGGAATTCGTTCGTCGCTTCGGTGAGATCGGGGCACATGCCTTTAACCATAAAGCCGAGCATGACGTATTCAAGGCACTCAAGAAATTGACGATCGTCAAAGAGAGTCCATTCTCGACGCCAGCCGATATCGAGCAAGCTGAAATTGAGCTTGCGGAGACACGGACACACGTCAAAGGGATTTCGGAAGCGAACGAAATCTCACGTCTGTTCTGGTGGACGGTTGAATTCGGTCTGATCGGTGATATCGACAACCCACAAATCTACGGGGCAGGTCTTCTATCATCAGTCGGTGAAAGTCGCCATTGTTTGACGGACGCGGTCGTTAAACATCCATTCTCGCTTGAGAAAGCACTTGCGACGAAACATGACGTGACGAGCATGCAAAAAGAACTCTTCGTCTGTGAATCGTTTGAACAACTCCGCGACGCACTTGAAGAATTCGCTCAATCGATGTCCTACATTCGCGGTGGCATCCACGGACTGACGAAAGCCGTTGAATCGGGCAATCTGTCAACGCTCGTCTTCGACAGCGGTCTCTCACTCGTCGGTGTTCCTGAAACGCAAGAAATTCACGATTCGCTGCATATCGTCAAACTGACTGGACCGACAGCGTTGGCTGCAAACGGTGAAGTGTTGACAGGTCAAGGACTTGCAGATCATCCGGAAGGCTTTACACTCCTTCACGGCAAGGAATTGAACGAAGTATTGATGCAAGTCAAAGTCGGTGAACGTCTCGACTGGGCGGAAGGAAATGTTCACGTCACAGGTGACATCACAGCAATTCAAAACGTCAATGGTCACCGGGCACTCGTCGTTTTAGAAGCAGCAACGCTCTCGAACGATGGGAAAACGATGACGATGGACCGGATGGAATTGATCGTCGGTGACATCACGTCAGCATTCCCGGGAACGGAAGTTGAAGCACTGAAGCCAATTCCAGAAACGATCGAGTTCGAACGAATCGAGCGTCCGTTGACAGCGGCTGATCCAATCTTTGAAGTTGTTCGTGAGATTCGCGAAGGACGTGCTGGTCGGGAACGGTTGCCGCAACTGATCGACCAGACACTCGTCCAGTTACCGGACGCTTGGTTACTCCGCCTCGAATTACTTGAGTTAGCGGATGAAGTTGACCAACCACGTCTGGTCGCTGATCTCGAGCGTTTAAAAGCAACGTCCGCACAGCGAGATGAATTAATCACGCGCGGGATGGCATTACTCGACGTCGTTCATCAATGA